One Triticum dicoccoides isolate Atlit2015 ecotype Zavitan chromosome 5B, WEW_v2.0, whole genome shotgun sequence genomic window carries:
- the LOC119311934 gene encoding nuclear pore complex protein NUP58-like, with translation MSRLDGNTDLDGVARRLSFSSASPGQLPPLPPRTNRRQPALPPIAEDPGEQQASASSTTQTPPSSQAPRATTRGRFTVYTEAPQSAPHTQAPPAPPAASTSPLETQQATPAPPAASTSPLETQQAVAAALGRLEQQRQAGLQQASVAAQQQQAFVAAYEGWERGRQAGPQQQPWAAAWTQLGQGRSPWPHQAWAQPQPEQQQQQVRLYTAEGEPAGYATKWEELHPVSQHLLLQIEDKIKDERRACEQLEQCRRLSDPSVSSKGFELDARQITQEIGLISTIIDREKAPIQSLMADIREIMSHVDFAICAYAEVRRRFVSGGAELAYCAGSSSAPTDFSRHSTMARTFRNCYASVYRPSLFMQHIVERFEKQLEECCKSIGELEQLVQTKNDKTHPASLKSLPKVMANVQDYLIYVASKVENLHQHAETLRTQYLNDLRNCGNWNDPFVEADRKEAAKQEAAARIVHPTLPVTSGNTRSRRQMCN, from the exons ATGTCGCGGCTGGACGGCAACACCGACCTGGACGGCGTCGCCAGGCGCCTcagcttctcctccgcctccccgGGCCAGCTGCCGCCCCTCCCGCCCCGGACCAACCGGAGGCAGCCGGCTCTCCCGCCGATCGCGGAGGACCCAGGGGAGCAGCAGGCGTCGGCGTCGTCGACGACGCAGACGCCCCCGTCGTCGCAGGCGCCTCGCGCGACGACGCGCGGGAGGTTCACGGTCTACACGGAGGCACCGCAGTCCGCGCCCCACACGCAGGCGCCCCCCGCACCCCCCGCGGCGTCGACGTCACCGCTCGAGACGCAGCAGGCGACCCCCGCACCCCCCGCGGCGTCGACGTCGCCGCTCGAGACGCAGCAGGCGGTCGCGGCCGCGTTGGGCCGATTGGAGCAGCAACGCCAGGCCGGGCTGCagcaggcgtcggtggcggcgcAGCAGCAGCAGGCATTCGTGGCCGCGTACGAGGGATGGGAGCGGGGGCGTCAAGCCGGGCCGCAGCAGCAGCCGTGGGCGGCGGCGTGGACGCAACTGGGGCAGGGTCGTTCACCGTGGCCGCATCAGGCGTGGGCGCAGCcgcagccggagcagcagcagcagcaggtgagGCTGTACACGGCGGAAGGGGAACCGGCGGGGTACGCGACCAAGTGGGAGGAGCTCCATCCGGTGTCCCAGCACCTTCTCCTGCAAATCGA GGACAAGATAAAGGATGAGAGGCGTGCGTGTGAGCAGTTGGAACAATGCAGGCGCCTCAGCGACCCGTCAGTCTCCAGCAAGGGTTTTGAACTGGATGCTCGTCAGATTACCCAG GAGATTGGGTTAATCTCCACCATCATCGACAGGGAGAAGGCTCCCATTCAGAGCTTAATGGCTGATATCAGAGAAATAATGTCGCATGTGGATTTTGCTATATGTGCATATGCAGAAGTGAGACGAAGGTTCGTCAGCGGAGGTGCTGAACTTGCATATTGTGCTGGATCTTCAAGCGCTCCTACTGATTTCAGCCGGCACTCGACAATGGCCCGAACCTTTCGTAACTGTTATGCTTCTGTATATCGGCCTTCTCTCTTTATGCAACACATTGTTGAAAGATTTGAGAAGCAGCTTGAAGAATGTTGCAAATCGATTGGAGAGCTAGAGCAGCTTGTTCAAACGAAGAATGATAAGACCCATCCAGCTTCTTTGAAATCTCTGCCAAAAGTTATGGCGAATGTGCAGGATTATCTTATCTATGTTGCTTCTAAG GTGGaaaatcttcatcaacatgccgaAACATTAAGAACTCAATATCTTAATGATCTGCGAAACTGTGGTAACTGGAATGATCCATTTGTTGAAGCGGATAGAAAAGAGGCAGCGAAACAAGAAGCTGCTGCCAGAATAGTCCATCCAACATTGCCTGTAACT AGTGGTAACACCCGAAGCAGGCGCCAGATGTGTAATTGA